From a region of the Thermus caldilimi genome:
- a CDS encoding ABC transporter ATP-binding protein produces MKALEVTQATKRFGGLVAVNGVSLTVNQGEIFSVIGPNGAGKTTFFNLLTGIYPPDEGRILLFGKDVTGLPPDRIAKEGVGRTFQNIRLFGAMTVLENLLVGMHIHIHVPYFHAVFRTPLARKEEKRAEEEAKRLLEYVGLLHRKDELAKNLPYGEQRKLEIARALALKPRLLLLDEPAAGMNPRETEELQAFIQRLREELGITIVLIEHDMRLVMRISDRIAVLEYGSKIAEGTPEEVRTNPRVIEAYLGKGAAGGAA; encoded by the coding sequence ATGAAGGCCCTCGAGGTCACCCAGGCCACCAAGCGTTTCGGCGGGCTCGTGGCGGTGAACGGGGTGAGCCTTACGGTGAATCAGGGGGAGATCTTCTCCGTCATCGGCCCCAACGGGGCGGGCAAGACCACCTTCTTCAACCTCCTCACCGGCATCTACCCTCCCGATGAGGGAAGAATCCTCCTCTTCGGGAAGGACGTGACCGGCCTACCCCCGGACCGGATCGCCAAGGAAGGGGTAGGGCGCACCTTCCAAAACATCCGCCTCTTCGGGGCCATGACCGTGCTGGAAAACCTCCTGGTGGGCATGCACATCCACATCCACGTCCCCTACTTCCATGCGGTATTCCGCACCCCCCTGGCCCGCAAGGAGGAAAAGCGGGCCGAGGAGGAGGCCAAGAGGCTATTGGAGTACGTGGGCCTCCTCCACCGCAAGGACGAGCTGGCCAAGAACCTGCCCTACGGGGAGCAACGGAAGCTGGAGATCGCCCGGGCCCTAGCCCTAAAGCCTCGGCTCCTCCTCTTGGACGAGCCCGCGGCGGGCATGAACCCCCGGGAAACCGAGGAGCTCCAGGCCTTCATCCAGCGCCTCAGGGAGGAGCTTGGGATCACCATCGTTCTCATCGAGCACGATATGCGCCTGGTCATGCGCATCTCTGACCGCATCGCCGTGCTGGAGTACGGCTCCAAGATCGCCGAGGGGACCCCGGAAGAGGTGCGTACCAACCCCAGGGTCATCGAGGCTTACCTGGGCAAGGGGGCTGCGGGAGGTGCGGCATGA
- a CDS encoding protease complex subunit PrcB family protein produces the protein MRKGLLFLLLFLPLLSACQLLEGTGYRVVEAQLLFPEATERWTYFYGEPREVRLGTQVLRLGKASGESLWAVPGALWVGGNPVLREVGPALRPLAEAVRGIQGSLLEVRAQANLRATWFYDGVGWVRLTGSLREGESRSLVQPAQYQTPDLYAFTGPETQVLLREILARRGGRQVVLFELSEPVLKPLALDPIPDGYRVGALQVQYGLRVEVVTPPSPPYRILDRGSNAAYGETEARAFLANNPTRFAEVWNLVVANRIPRPPAPSVDFRTRSVAAFFWGLKPTGGYGLEVIGVTYAGGTARVILNLQSPRPGAIVTQALTSPYVILELERVNRVVFADPSGRVLAEARE, from the coding sequence ATGAGAAAAGGCCTCCTCTTTCTCCTGCTTTTTTTGCCTCTCCTCAGCGCCTGCCAGCTTCTGGAAGGCACGGGTTACCGGGTGGTCGAGGCCCAGCTCCTCTTCCCCGAGGCCACGGAGCGCTGGACCTACTTCTACGGGGAGCCCCGGGAGGTCCGGCTCGGCACCCAGGTCCTCCGCCTGGGAAAGGCCTCGGGAGAAAGCCTCTGGGCGGTGCCGGGAGCCCTTTGGGTGGGGGGAAATCCCGTGCTCAGGGAGGTGGGGCCTGCCCTCCGCCCCCTGGCCGAGGCGGTGCGGGGAATCCAGGGGAGCCTCCTCGAGGTCCGGGCCCAGGCCAACCTCCGGGCCACCTGGTTTTACGACGGGGTGGGCTGGGTCCGGCTCACGGGGAGCCTGAGGGAAGGGGAAAGCCGGAGCCTGGTCCAGCCCGCCCAGTACCAGACCCCAGACCTCTACGCCTTCACCGGGCCGGAAACCCAGGTCCTCCTTCGGGAGATCCTGGCCCGGCGGGGAGGGAGGCAAGTGGTGTTGTTTGAGCTTTCCGAGCCCGTCCTGAAGCCCCTGGCCTTGGACCCCATCCCCGACGGCTACCGGGTGGGGGCCCTCCAGGTGCAGTACGGGCTTAGAGTGGAGGTGGTGACGCCCCCCTCTCCCCCTTACCGGATCCTGGACCGGGGCAGCAACGCCGCCTACGGGGAAACCGAGGCCAGGGCCTTCCTGGCCAACAACCCCACCCGCTTCGCCGAGGTTTGGAATCTGGTGGTGGCCAACCGCATCCCCCGCCCACCCGCCCCTAGCGTGGACTTCCGCACGAGGAGCGTGGCCGCCTTTTTCTGGGGCTTAAAGCCCACCGGGGGGTATGGCCTCGAGGTGATTGGGGTTACCTATGCGGGCGGAACCGCCCGGGTCATCCTGAACCTGCAAAGCCCACGGCCCGGGGCCATCGTCACCCAGGCCCTGACGAGCCCCTATGTGATCCTGGAGCTGGAAAGGGTGAACCGGGTAGTCTTCGCCGACCCCTCGGGGCGGGTGCTGGCGGAGGCCAGGGAGTGA
- a CDS encoding ABC transporter ATP-binding protein, with the protein MSLLELRDVHTYYGHIHALKGISLRVEEGEIVTLIGSNGAGKSTTLRTISGLVKPRQGEVLFQGRPIHRLPAHQIVALGVGHVPEGRKIFPRLTVEENLEIGAYLENDRKVVQKRKEEVFALFPRLYERRAQKGGTLSGGEQQMLAIGRALMQNPRILLMDEPSMGLAPVLVDFIFEIIQKLNREGRTILLVEQNARLALQIAHRGYVLATGEITLEGPARDLAQNPEVQKAYLGEG; encoded by the coding sequence ATGAGCCTTCTGGAGCTTAGGGACGTCCACACCTACTACGGCCACATCCACGCCCTCAAGGGCATCTCCCTGAGGGTGGAGGAGGGGGAGATCGTGACCCTCATCGGCTCCAACGGGGCGGGCAAGAGCACCACCCTGCGCACCATCAGCGGCCTGGTCAAGCCCCGACAGGGGGAGGTCCTCTTCCAGGGCAGACCCATCCACCGCCTCCCCGCCCACCAGATCGTGGCCCTGGGGGTAGGTCACGTGCCCGAGGGGCGGAAGATTTTCCCCCGCCTCACCGTGGAGGAGAACCTGGAGATCGGGGCCTACCTGGAAAACGATCGCAAGGTGGTGCAGAAGCGCAAGGAGGAGGTGTTTGCCCTCTTCCCCCGCCTCTACGAGCGCCGGGCGCAGAAGGGAGGCACCCTTTCGGGCGGGGAGCAGCAGATGCTGGCCATCGGTCGGGCCCTGATGCAAAACCCCAGGATCCTCCTCATGGACGAGCCCTCCATGGGCCTGGCCCCGGTCCTGGTGGACTTCATCTTCGAGATCATCCAAAAGCTCAACCGGGAGGGGCGCACCATCCTCCTGGTGGAGCAAAACGCCCGCTTGGCCCTGCAGATCGCCCACCGGGGCTACGTCTTGGCCACGGGGGAGATCACCTTGGAAGGCCCGGCCCGCGATCTGGCCCAGAACCCCGAGGTGCAGAAGGCCTACCTGGGAGAAGGTTAG
- a CDS encoding ABC transporter substrate-binding protein: protein MKRKILLGLVVALGLGLAQKTLVFGSNGEPVSLEPGNITDGISIYVQRQIYDTLVDFKPGSTEVTAGLATSWFSSPDGKVWTFRLRQGVKFQDGTELDAEAVKFNIERWWDPKNPTRIDAAARYEIWPELFGGFKGDPGSILKDIQVVDKYTIRFILNQPFPAFPAAIGSGYFGIASPAAIKKDGAKYGSPTGSAVGTGPFRLVEWRPGEQVVLEKNPTYWKKGFPKVDRVVFRVIKDPAARLAALKAGTIDFTTDIPPANLKDVEADRNLDAVFRPSFNVGYLALNPSHKPLSDPRVRQAIAMAVNKKAIVQAFWGKLGLTDGHFTPPSMKASQSPKVTDYEFNPQKAKALLAEAGYPNGFDLELWYMPVSRPYFPTPKEIAEAMAADLSAIGIRVKLQTKDWASYLADRKKAPGFQAYMLGWTGDYGDPQNFYDPHFACPIADLFDSAGKPLCVKELGDILTKAATTPNLEERKRLYQQADEVTFNLALRIPIVHSQPLLAKRKNISGWVPSPLGSESFESIEKR, encoded by the coding sequence ATGAAGAGGAAAATCCTTCTCGGCCTTGTGGTCGCTCTGGGCCTAGGGCTTGCCCAAAAGACCCTGGTCTTCGGGTCCAATGGGGAGCCGGTGAGCCTCGAGCCCGGCAACATCACCGACGGCATCTCCATCTATGTGCAACGGCAGATCTACGACACCCTGGTGGACTTTAAGCCCGGCTCCACCGAGGTGACCGCTGGGCTGGCCACCAGCTGGTTCAGCTCCCCGGATGGCAAGGTCTGGACCTTCCGCCTGCGCCAGGGGGTCAAGTTCCAGGACGGCACCGAGCTGGATGCGGAGGCGGTCAAGTTCAACATCGAGCGCTGGTGGGACCCCAAGAACCCCACCCGCATCGACGCCGCCGCCCGCTACGAGATCTGGCCTGAGCTCTTCGGAGGGTTCAAAGGGGATCCCGGCTCCATCCTGAAGGATATCCAGGTGGTGGACAAGTACACCATCCGCTTCATCCTTAACCAGCCCTTCCCTGCTTTCCCTGCCGCCATCGGCTCGGGCTACTTCGGCATCGCCAGCCCCGCCGCCATCAAGAAGGATGGGGCCAAGTACGGCTCCCCCACGGGAAGCGCCGTGGGCACCGGCCCCTTCCGTCTGGTGGAGTGGCGCCCCGGGGAGCAGGTGGTCCTGGAAAAGAACCCCACCTATTGGAAGAAAGGCTTCCCCAAGGTGGACCGGGTGGTCTTCCGGGTCATCAAGGACCCCGCCGCCCGCTTGGCGGCTCTGAAGGCGGGCACCATTGACTTCACCACCGACATCCCTCCCGCTAACCTCAAGGACGTCGAGGCCGACCGCAACCTGGACGCCGTCTTCCGTCCCTCCTTCAACGTGGGCTACCTGGCCCTGAACCCCTCCCACAAACCCCTCTCCGATCCCCGGGTCAGGCAGGCCATCGCCATGGCGGTGAACAAGAAGGCCATCGTCCAAGCCTTCTGGGGCAAGCTGGGGCTCACCGACGGCCACTTCACCCCGCCCTCCATGAAAGCCTCGCAATCCCCTAAGGTCACGGACTACGAGTTCAACCCCCAGAAGGCCAAAGCGCTCCTGGCCGAGGCGGGCTACCCCAACGGGTTTGACCTGGAGCTTTGGTACATGCCCGTCTCCCGGCCCTACTTCCCCACCCCCAAGGAGATCGCCGAGGCCATGGCCGCTGACCTCTCCGCCATCGGCATCCGGGTCAAGCTCCAGACCAAGGACTGGGCCAGCTACCTGGCGGACCGCAAGAAGGCCCCTGGCTTCCAGGCCTACATGCTGGGCTGGACCGGGGACTACGGCGACCCGCAGAACTTCTACGACCCGCACTTCGCCTGCCCCATCGCCGACCTCTTCGACAGCGCAGGCAAGCCCCTTTGCGTGAAAGAACTGGGCGACATCCTCACCAAGGCCGCCACCACCCCCAACCTCGAGGAGCGCAAGCGCCTCTACCAGCAGGCGGACGAGGTCACCTTCAACCTGGCCCTGCGCATCCCCATCGTCCACTCCCAGCCCCTCCTGGCCAAGCGCAAGAACATCTCCGGCTGGGTGCCGAGCCCCTTGGGTTCCGAGTCCTTTGAGAGCATAGAGAAGCGCTAA
- a CDS encoding ABC transporter permease: protein METPTRQALRRFLKSPSGKVGLVLTLFLVLLALFIPLLKPYDPTTDRDYLNRLKPPTLEHPFGTDHLGRDVFTRVLHGSRISLQVGVISVSIGLFLGTLLGLLAGFYRGRTELLIGWLADLLLAFPGTLLAIAIVAVSGPSLQNAMLAIGIVQVPVYIRLARSMVLSLRELDFVQAAIALGAGNRRILFRHILPGTLAPLVVQATLSIGTATLEAAALGFLGLGAQPPAPEWGAMIADSFKGGYAMNAPWTMIFPGLFIMLTVLAFNLLGDGLRDALDPRSR from the coding sequence ATGGAAACCCCCACTCGTCAAGCTCTTCGGCGTTTCCTGAAATCGCCTTCCGGCAAGGTGGGCCTGGTCCTGACCCTCTTCCTGGTCCTCCTGGCCCTGTTCATCCCCTTGCTCAAGCCCTATGACCCCACCACCGACCGGGACTACCTGAACCGGCTCAAGCCCCCCACCCTGGAACACCCCTTCGGGACCGACCACCTGGGGCGAGATGTCTTCACCCGGGTCCTCCACGGAAGCCGCATCTCCCTCCAGGTGGGCGTGATCTCGGTAAGCATCGGCCTTTTCCTGGGTACCCTCCTGGGCCTCTTGGCCGGGTTCTACCGGGGAAGGACCGAGCTTCTCATCGGCTGGCTTGCCGACCTGCTCCTGGCTTTTCCGGGAACCCTTTTGGCCATCGCCATCGTAGCCGTTTCCGGCCCCAGCCTGCAAAACGCCATGCTGGCCATCGGCATCGTGCAGGTGCCCGTCTACATCCGCCTGGCCCGCTCCATGGTCCTCTCCTTAAGGGAGCTGGACTTCGTTCAGGCGGCCATCGCCCTGGGGGCGGGGAATAGACGGATCCTCTTTCGCCACATCCTCCCGGGTACCCTGGCCCCCCTGGTGGTGCAGGCTACCTTATCCATTGGCACCGCTACCCTCGAGGCGGCCGCCTTGGGCTTTCTGGGCCTTGGGGCCCAGCCTCCTGCCCCCGAGTGGGGGGCCATGATCGCCGACAGCTTCAAGGGAGGCTACGCCATGAACGCCCCCTGGACCATGATCTTCCCGGGGCTTTTCATCATGCTCACCGTTTTGGCCTTCAACCTCCTGGGGGATGGCCTCAGGGACGCCCTGGACCCGAGAAGCCGCTAA
- a CDS encoding branched-chain amino acid ABC transporter substrate-binding protein → MRKIGLLVAGVAALGMALGQANVIKIATQSPLSGPQAALGEQIKLGAELAIEEAKAKFKALGFDLVLVPYDDQANPDVGVANANRIINDPDILGVVGHLNSGVAIPSSEVYARVNLVMVSPANTNPRVTDRRLPNVNRICGRDDVQGPVGAEYAFNNLKVKNVFVIHDKTAYGQGLAEEFRKRLEALGGKAVAFVGTEETSNFVPIINQIRAARPVPELIYFGGIYSQIGPFVKQLRERGLKTRLMGGDGLDSSEFVRLAGKENAAGTYYTTVAGPVSAFPKAKAVAQRFKQKYGKDMEGFGIYAYDSANVILAGLEAAIKAAGGKKPTREQVAQAVRQVKMEGLTGTIEFDDKGDNKKAKYFVMQVASTGNWADNKLIRVIEMAAPGSR, encoded by the coding sequence ATGAGGAAAATCGGCTTGCTGGTAGCAGGTGTAGCCGCCCTGGGCATGGCCCTAGGCCAGGCCAACGTGATCAAGATCGCCACCCAGTCCCCCCTCTCCGGCCCCCAAGCCGCTCTTGGGGAGCAGATTAAGCTGGGAGCCGAGCTGGCCATCGAGGAGGCCAAGGCCAAGTTCAAGGCCCTGGGCTTCGACCTAGTTCTGGTGCCCTACGACGACCAGGCCAACCCCGACGTGGGCGTGGCCAACGCCAACCGCATCATCAACGACCCCGACATCCTAGGGGTGGTGGGCCACCTGAACTCCGGCGTGGCCATCCCCTCCAGCGAGGTCTACGCCCGGGTGAACCTGGTGATGGTCTCCCCCGCCAACACCAACCCTCGGGTCACGGACCGCAGGCTCCCCAACGTGAACCGCATCTGCGGGCGCGACGATGTCCAGGGGCCCGTGGGTGCCGAGTACGCCTTCAACAACCTGAAGGTGAAGAACGTCTTTGTCATCCACGACAAGACCGCCTACGGCCAGGGCCTGGCGGAGGAGTTCAGGAAGCGCCTCGAGGCCCTGGGGGGCAAGGCGGTGGCCTTCGTGGGCACGGAGGAGACCTCCAACTTTGTGCCCATCATCAACCAGATCCGCGCGGCCCGGCCCGTGCCCGAACTCATCTACTTCGGTGGGATTTACAGCCAGATCGGCCCCTTCGTGAAGCAGCTTCGGGAGCGCGGCCTGAAAACGAGGCTCATGGGCGGGGACGGGCTGGACTCCAGCGAGTTCGTCCGCCTGGCGGGTAAGGAGAACGCCGCCGGCACCTACTACACCACCGTGGCCGGCCCGGTATCCGCCTTCCCCAAGGCCAAGGCCGTGGCCCAGCGCTTCAAGCAGAAGTACGGCAAGGACATGGAGGGCTTCGGCATCTACGCCTACGACTCCGCCAACGTGATCCTGGCTGGCCTCGAGGCCGCCATCAAGGCTGCGGGGGGCAAGAAGCCCACCCGGGAGCAGGTGGCTCAGGCGGTGCGCCAGGTGAAGATGGAAGGCCTGACCGGCACCATCGAGTTTGACGACAAGGGCGACAACAAGAAGGCCAAGTACTTCGTCATGCAGGTGGCCTCCACCGGCAACTGGGCCGACAACAAGCTGATCCGCGTGATCGAGATGGCGGCCCCAGGTTCCAGGTAA
- a CDS encoding branched-chain amino acid ABC transporter permease yields MNALSFLLSLAYLGLAFLAPSPVSHLFGLAALGVTASLRLSPTWRILNLALLTLAFTVGLMRSGNTLGLIGLVGILVALTTLSRIPTGIRVLLALAILLLSVPLAGFANTFVFELGIQIGIYAAMALGLNVVVGMAGLLDLGYAAFFAVGAYTWAIFGSEQAKNFLQGPFPLPGEFMYLFMVIAIVTTAFTGLLIGLPALRLRGDYLAIVTLGLGEVVRILANNLDHPINFTNGPQGITPIERPPIGWFRQLMATLGVHLDRTTDYQLFFYFLVLLMIGLVVLVNLNLANSRFGRAWVAIREDEIAARSMGIPLLPTKLLAFMTGAAFSGVMGVIFAAQRTFVSPESFTLLASITILGMVILGGMGSIPGAILGAAALTILNLDILKTFSEFVRTSLPQIPNQVDPAKYERLVFGLILVLMMIFRPEGLIPEKRHRAEMEEA; encoded by the coding sequence ATGAACGCCCTCTCCTTCCTTCTCAGCCTGGCCTACCTAGGCCTCGCCTTCCTGGCTCCAAGCCCGGTAAGCCACCTCTTCGGTCTGGCGGCCTTAGGGGTTACCGCCTCCCTGCGGCTTTCCCCCACCTGGCGGATCCTGAACCTAGCCCTCCTCACCCTGGCCTTCACCGTGGGCCTCATGCGCTCAGGCAACACCCTGGGCCTCATCGGCCTGGTGGGAATCCTGGTGGCCCTCACCACCCTGTCCCGCATCCCCACGGGCATCCGCGTGCTCCTGGCCCTGGCCATCCTCCTCCTTTCCGTGCCCCTGGCGGGCTTCGCCAACACCTTCGTCTTCGAGCTCGGCATCCAGATCGGCATCTACGCCGCCATGGCCCTGGGGCTCAACGTGGTGGTGGGCATGGCGGGGCTTCTGGACCTGGGCTACGCCGCCTTCTTCGCCGTGGGGGCCTACACCTGGGCCATCTTCGGCAGCGAGCAGGCCAAGAACTTCCTGCAGGGTCCCTTCCCCCTTCCCGGGGAATTCATGTACCTCTTTATGGTTATCGCTATCGTCACCACCGCCTTTACCGGCTTGCTCATCGGCCTTCCCGCCCTAAGGCTTCGCGGGGACTACCTGGCCATCGTCACCTTGGGCCTGGGGGAGGTGGTGCGGATCCTGGCCAACAACCTGGACCATCCCATCAACTTCACCAACGGCCCCCAGGGCATCACCCCCATCGAGCGCCCCCCCATCGGCTGGTTTCGGCAGCTGATGGCCACCCTGGGGGTACACCTGGACCGGACCACCGATTACCAGCTTTTCTTTTACTTCCTCGTCCTCCTCATGATCGGGCTGGTGGTGCTGGTGAACCTGAACCTGGCCAACTCCCGCTTCGGCCGGGCCTGGGTGGCCATCCGCGAGGACGAAATCGCCGCCCGCTCCATGGGCATCCCCCTCCTGCCCACCAAGCTCCTGGCCTTCATGACCGGAGCCGCCTTCTCCGGGGTCATGGGGGTGATCTTCGCCGCCCAGCGCACCTTCGTCTCCCCCGAGTCTTTCACCCTTCTCGCCTCCATCACCATCCTGGGCATGGTGATCCTGGGGGGCATGGGCTCCATCCCCGGGGCCATCCTGGGGGCCGCAGCCCTCACCATCCTCAACCTGGACATCCTTAAGACCTTCAGCGAGTTCGTGCGCACCAGCCTGCCCCAGATCCCCAACCAGGTGGATCCCGCCAAGTACGAAAGGCTGGTCTTCGGCCTTATCCTGGTGCTGATGATGATCTTCCGCCCAGAAGGCCTCATCCCTGAGAAGCGGCATCGGGCAGAGATGGAGGAAGCATGA
- a CDS encoding ABC transporter permease codes for MWSYVLRRLLGLVPVLFGITLLVFLFLQLIPGDPAQAILGERGTPEQLAALREKLGLNKPLYVQYLTFVKNILTGDLGTSAVSTIPVAEELKRRWPATFELALAATLVAVVLGIPVGIVAAVRKNSILDTLSMSLSLVGVSMPVFWLGLLLVYLFAVNLHWLPTGGRLSTDLAIDFRPLTGFLVLDGLLTRRLEVLADALRHLILPALTLGTIPLAILTRITRSAMLEVLSQDYVRTARAKGLAERQVILKHALKNALLPVVTIIGLQFGTLLGGAILTETIFSWPGIGSYIYEGILNRDYPVVQAGVLVVATVFVLVNLLVDLSYALLDPRIQYR; via the coding sequence ATGTGGAGCTATGTTCTGCGACGCCTGCTGGGCCTGGTCCCCGTCCTCTTCGGGATCACCCTTTTGGTCTTTCTGTTCCTGCAGCTCATCCCCGGCGACCCCGCCCAGGCCATTCTGGGGGAGCGGGGCACCCCGGAGCAGCTTGCCGCCCTCCGGGAAAAGCTCGGGCTCAACAAGCCCTTATACGTTCAGTACCTCACCTTTGTCAAGAACATCCTCACCGGGGACCTGGGCACCAGCGCCGTGTCCACCATTCCCGTGGCCGAGGAGTTAAAAAGGCGCTGGCCCGCTACCTTTGAGCTGGCCTTGGCCGCCACCTTGGTGGCGGTGGTCTTGGGAATTCCCGTGGGCATCGTGGCGGCGGTACGAAAAAACAGCATCCTAGACACCCTTTCCATGAGCCTCTCCCTGGTGGGGGTCTCCATGCCGGTTTTCTGGCTGGGCCTCCTCCTGGTCTACCTCTTTGCCGTGAACCTGCACTGGCTGCCCACAGGGGGAAGGCTCAGCACCGATTTAGCGATAGACTTTCGGCCTCTCACCGGTTTTTTGGTGCTGGACGGGCTTCTAACCCGAAGGCTAGAGGTGTTGGCGGATGCCCTACGACATCTGATCCTCCCCGCCCTCACCCTGGGCACCATTCCCCTGGCCATCCTCACCCGCATCACCCGTAGCGCCATGCTGGAGGTGCTCTCCCAGGATTACGTGCGCACCGCCAGGGCCAAGGGCTTGGCGGAGCGCCAGGTGATCCTGAAGCACGCCCTGAAAAACGCCCTCCTGCCCGTGGTCACCATCATTGGCCTCCAGTTTGGCACCCTCCTGGGCGGGGCTATCCTCACGGAAACCATCTTCTCCTGGCCGGGCATCGGCTCCTACATCTACGAGGGCATCCTCAACCGCGACTATCCCGTGGTCCAGGCTGGGGTGTTGGTGGTGGCTACGGTCTTCGTCCTGGTCAACCTCCTGGTGGACCTCTCCTACGCCCTTTTGGACCCTCGCATCCAGTACAGGTGA
- a CDS encoding branched-chain amino acid ABC transporter permease: protein MLEQILALLPQVIFDGFILGFVYAMVALGYTMVYGVLELINFAHSEIFMIGAVVGVEVFRYLAPQVESGFLLLLLALILGGVVAGITAILVERFAYRPLRKRGTTNRLVPLITAIGVSFILQDLVRLIEGLWHNEFFLRMRTVEDLEGSVSLFGGAIFAQTKSFTLMGVSILMLVGLTYLVNRTKLGVAIRAVAQDLHTASLMGIDPDRIISRTFLIGGSLGGVAGVLFALQYTTITPYVGFLPGIKAFTAAVLGGIGNIPGAMLGGLVLGQLENFFGTYLPILTNGNFGTEYKDVVAFLILIFILLVRPQGLLGQVVKEKV, encoded by the coding sequence TTGCTGGAGCAAATCCTAGCCCTACTGCCCCAGGTGATCTTTGATGGGTTCATCCTGGGCTTCGTCTACGCCATGGTGGCCCTGGGGTACACCATGGTCTACGGCGTCTTGGAGCTCATCAACTTCGCCCACTCCGAGATCTTTATGATCGGGGCGGTGGTGGGGGTGGAGGTCTTCCGCTACCTGGCTCCCCAGGTGGAAAGCGGTTTCCTTCTTCTCCTTCTCGCCCTGATCCTGGGTGGGGTGGTGGCGGGGATCACCGCCATCCTGGTGGAGCGCTTTGCCTACCGCCCCTTGCGCAAGCGGGGAACCACGAACCGCTTGGTCCCCCTCATCACGGCCATTGGGGTTTCCTTCATCCTGCAGGACCTGGTGCGCCTCATCGAAGGCCTCTGGCACAACGAGTTCTTCCTGCGCATGCGCACCGTGGAGGACCTCGAGGGCTCGGTGAGCCTCTTTGGCGGGGCCATCTTTGCCCAGACCAAGTCCTTCACCCTCATGGGGGTTTCCATCCTCATGCTGGTGGGCCTCACCTACCTGGTGAACCGCACCAAGCTGGGGGTGGCCATCCGCGCCGTGGCCCAGGACCTCCACACCGCAAGCCTCATGGGCATCGACCCAGACCGCATCATCTCCCGCACCTTCCTTATCGGGGGATCCTTGGGAGGTGTGGCCGGGGTGCTCTTCGCCCTGCAGTACACCACCATCACCCCCTACGTGGGGTTTCTGCCCGGCATCAAGGCCTTCACCGCGGCGGTGCTGGGGGGTATCGGCAACATCCCGGGGGCCATGCTGGGCGGGCTTGTGCTGGGGCAGCTGGAAAACTTCTTCGGCACCTACCTTCCCATCCTCACAAACGGCAACTTCGGCACCGAGTATAAGGACGTGGTGGCCTTCCTCATCCTGATCTTCATCCTCCTGGTCCGGCCCCAAGGCCTTCTGGGACAGGTGGTCAAGGAGAAAGTATGA